The Candidatus Cloacimonadota bacterium genome window below encodes:
- a CDS encoding guanine deaminase, whose product MIQIKTNILTPLIDKSILFKQNQYIKIENSRIIDISSEKFSDTYLDYSNAVCLPGLIDLHVHLSQVNVRGKHADGLLQWLDNYIFTEEEKANDPRYAKDIAVQFFANLLSCGTTTAVVYVAPNPSACDIAFQEAQEAGVRVIMGQTLMDRNCPDFLCRDTNRSLEEAITLYHKWNKTTPLLEYIFTPRFAPVCSSKLMKGIGKFASDNKAYIQTHLSENKQELKWVHELFPDSNSYTEVYEKHQLLGEKTLLGHAIHLSDEEMNILTQTKSKITHCPDSNFFLHSGTFHLQKILDHNIDFALGSDVGAGTTLYMPHIMKMFIYRQEEYHITLKEALYYSTLGAAKVLGKEGLLGSIEKGKEADLTFIELPENLNRMPEEILSYLIYLSDPANIFATYIAGQERYKKKG is encoded by the coding sequence ATGATCCAGATAAAGACTAATATTCTTACCCCATTGATCGATAAATCGATATTGTTCAAGCAGAATCAATATATAAAAATAGAAAATAGCCGAATCATAGATATTTCATCGGAAAAGTTTTCAGATACATATTTAGACTATAGCAATGCTGTTTGTCTGCCCGGTCTCATTGACCTTCACGTACATCTTTCCCAGGTCAATGTTCGGGGTAAGCATGCCGATGGATTACTTCAATGGTTAGATAATTACATCTTTACTGAAGAAGAAAAGGCAAATGATCCAAGATATGCTAAAGATATTGCCGTTCAATTCTTTGCTAATTTGCTATCTTGTGGTACTACTACTGCAGTAGTTTATGTAGCTCCAAACCCTTCAGCTTGTGATATAGCATTTCAGGAAGCTCAAGAAGCCGGAGTTAGAGTTATTATGGGTCAAACCCTGATGGATAGAAACTGTCCGGATTTTCTCTGCCGTGATACAAATCGATCATTAGAAGAAGCTATTACTCTTTACCATAAATGGAACAAGACAACCCCTTTATTAGAGTATATATTTACGCCCAGATTTGCTCCTGTTTGTTCTTCAAAACTAATGAAAGGAATAGGAAAATTTGCTTCTGATAATAAGGCATATATACAAACTCATCTCTCAGAAAACAAACAAGAACTCAAATGGGTACATGAATTATTCCCGGATAGCAATTCTTACACCGAAGTATATGAGAAGCACCAACTATTAGGAGAGAAGACACTATTAGGTCATGCAATACATCTCTCTGATGAAGAAATGAACATCCTAACTCAAACAAAGAGCAAGATCACCCATTGTCCCGATTCAAACTTCTTTCTACATAGTGGAACTTTTCATCTCCAGAAGATTTTAGATCATAATATTGATTTTGCACTCGGTTCTGATGTAGGTGCTGGCACTACTCTGTATATGCCACATATAATGAAGATGTTTATCTATCGTCAGGAAGAATATCATATAACTTTAAAAGAGGCACTTTACTACTCAACTCTCGGAGCAGCAAAAGTTCTTGGAAAAGAAGGTCTGCTCGGTTCTATTGAGAAAGGAAAGGAAGCAGATCTCACCTTTATCGAGTTACCAGAAAACCTCAATAGAATGCCGGAAGAAATATTGTCTTATCTGATCTATCTAAGTGATCCTGCAAATATTTTTGCCACCTATATTGCAGGACAAGAACGATATAAGAAAAAAGGATAG
- a CDS encoding hemolysin family protein, with protein sequence MEIIALFFIILFFILSMFFSGMETGLISIDRLKLEQDAKEDKLKKKLLSFIEEPNRYLGVTLIGNNISVVVVSTIFTVYFAQLLPLDKSISILLLAAFMLIFAEIVPKSISRENSNIYVTRLFPILFFFYLILRPFISIINLFYAFLTKYFGLERDNRYSFLTREDLAIILSESNLGDSIEQPQRDMLEEVLDFNELIAKNVMTPRTDIMAISNDKSVQEIIELAKQEGYTRYPVYEQDIDNIIGILIIYDLLKKNSSNNLRATDFAREALFVPETIDLNALLKEMQQKRKSMAVVVDNFGGTAGLVTIEDILEELVGEIEDEYDFEEVEDKDIQKINDNEYVVKGFVEIDHLNDEFDAELPEGDYETLAGLIISNLMRIPSKGTKINVGKWRLEVLQASSSKVIKVIMKKNN encoded by the coding sequence ATGGAAATAATTGCACTTTTCTTTATCATCCTATTTTTTATCTTATCGATGTTCTTTTCGGGTATGGAAACTGGACTTATCTCCATAGACCGTTTGAAATTAGAACAAGATGCAAAAGAAGACAAGTTAAAGAAAAAACTACTTTCTTTTATTGAAGAACCGAATCGTTATTTAGGGGTTACACTCATTGGTAATAACATATCTGTTGTTGTTGTTTCTACTATATTTACAGTATATTTTGCTCAACTCCTGCCATTAGACAAATCCATCTCAATTCTTTTGTTAGCTGCTTTCATGTTGATTTTCGCAGAGATAGTACCAAAATCGATCAGTAGAGAAAATTCTAATATCTATGTAACACGCTTATTTCCGATCTTGTTCTTTTTCTATCTTATTTTAAGACCATTTATTTCTATAATTAACTTGTTTTATGCCTTTTTAACGAAGTATTTTGGATTAGAACGTGATAATCGTTACTCCTTCCTGACACGAGAAGACCTGGCAATTATTTTGTCTGAATCTAATCTGGGTGATAGCATTGAACAGCCACAGAGAGATATGTTAGAAGAGGTACTTGATTTTAATGAACTTATAGCCAAAAATGTCATGACTCCGCGTACTGATATAATGGCTATTAGTAATGATAAATCTGTTCAAGAGATCATCGAATTAGCTAAACAAGAGGGATATACAAGGTATCCCGTCTATGAACAAGATATAGACAATATTATCGGCATTCTGATCATCTATGATTTGTTGAAAAAGAATAGTTCAAACAATTTACGAGCAACTGATTTTGCAAGAGAAGCTCTCTTTGTCCCCGAAACAATAGATTTGAACGCACTCCTCAAAGAGATGCAACAAAAACGTAAAAGTATGGCGGTGGTAGTAGATAATTTCGGTGGTACCGCAGGTTTGGTCACTATTGAAGACATTTTAGAAGAATTAGTTGGCGAAATTGAAGATGAGTATGATTTCGAGGAAGTAGAAGATAAAGACATTCAGAAGATCAATGACAATGAATATGTTGTAAAAGGGTTCGTTGAGATTGATCATCTCAATGATGAATTTGATGCTGAACTGCCTGAAGGTGATTACGAAACCTTAGCCGGATTGATAATCTCTAATTTAATGCGCATTCCAAGCAAAGGCACTAAGATAAATGTTGGAAAATGGCGGTTGGAAGTGCTTCAGGCATCGAGTAGCAAGGTCATAAAAGTAATAATGAAAAAAAACAACTAA
- the prfA gene encoding peptide chain release factor 1: MIIPEKKITELRTEYELLKEQLSDLSLIKNQKKYREISRRFNDLNEILSHYDEVVRLKSSIQKHQKLREKETDQEFVDLIRDEIESEEEQLEKKTEELLQLLTPKDPNDTKNAIVEIRAGTGGEEAALFAADLFRMYSYYAEKMKWKLTVLDANLTGLGGYKEVIFSLEGKEVYGNIRFESGVHRVQRVPDTEASGRIHTSAITVAVLPEADEIDLEIEESDLRIDVYRASGHGGQSVNTTDSAVRISHLPSGLVVTCQDEKSQLKNKLKALKVLRAKLLDLEIAKKEAEISSFRKAQVGTGDRSGKIRTYNYAQNRVTDHRINLTSYRLEDILKGEIDEFVEALKIAYKNEMVNRR, encoded by the coding sequence ATGATAATTCCGGAAAAGAAGATTACCGAACTAAGAACAGAGTACGAGTTACTTAAAGAACAGTTGAGTGATCTGTCATTAATAAAAAATCAGAAAAAGTATCGTGAAATCTCGAGACGTTTCAACGATCTAAATGAAATACTTTCTCATTATGATGAAGTAGTGAGATTAAAAAGCAGTATTCAAAAACATCAGAAATTGAGAGAAAAAGAAACAGATCAAGAGTTTGTTGATCTTATAAGAGATGAGATAGAATCAGAGGAAGAGCAGTTAGAGAAAAAAACCGAAGAACTGTTGCAACTTCTGACCCCCAAAGATCCCAATGATACTAAGAACGCTATAGTTGAGATAAGAGCTGGTACAGGTGGTGAAGAAGCTGCTCTCTTCGCAGCAGATCTGTTCAGGATGTACAGCTATTACGCTGAAAAAATGAAATGGAAACTGACTGTTTTAGACGCTAATCTTACAGGTTTGGGAGGATATAAAGAGGTTATCTTTTCTTTGGAAGGGAAAGAAGTTTATGGAAATATCCGCTTTGAGAGTGGAGTACATCGTGTCCAAAGAGTCCCGGATACAGAAGCAAGTGGAAGAATTCATACCTCGGCAATTACTGTTGCTGTTCTACCTGAAGCTGATGAAATCGATCTGGAAATCGAAGAATCAGATCTGAGAATAGATGTTTACCGTGCCTCTGGTCACGGTGGACAGAGTGTTAATACAACAGATTCGGCTGTGAGAATAAGCCATCTTCCTAGTGGTTTGGTGGTAACATGTCAGGATGAGAAATCGCAGTTAAAGAACAAGTTAAAAGCTCTTAAGGTGTTACGGGCTAAGCTGTTAGATTTAGAGATAGCTAAGAAAGAAGCAGAGATTTCTTCTTTCCGCAAGGCACAAGTAGGCACTGGTGATAGAAGCGGTAAGATAAGAACTTATAATTATGCCCAAAACAGAGTTACTGATCATAGAATTAATTTGACATCTTATCGATTGGAAGATATTTTGAAAGGTGAAATAGATGAGTTTGTAGAGGCCTTGAAAATAGCATATAAAAATGAAATGGTTAATAGAAGATAG
- a CDS encoding DUF1385 domain-containing protein — MNNPQDLSIGGQAVIEGVVMRGPQYLSTAVRRKDATIEVKKEEFISITKKSKLLGLPVLRGFVSLIEILIIGLKTLQFSAERAELDEKEENKKNPSEKKKKFDMILAFLFAFALAFVIFTYLPYQIAYLINLSKESIYFNIFTGIVRIIFFIAYVKLISLMKDIKRIFQYHGAEHKTVHAYENRVQLTPESIEKYTTIHPRCGTSYVFLVLLVSILIFSILDTIYTAYYGVPALFVRILYHLLFVPLIAGLSYEVLKFSGKNINNPFMQILTLPGRLLQKITTQPPDQGQLEVAIVALESALEISTPQNSTISYEEI; from the coding sequence ATGAATAATCCCCAAGATTTGTCAATCGGTGGTCAAGCTGTAATAGAAGGGGTTGTAATGCGTGGACCTCAATATTTATCAACAGCAGTTAGACGTAAAGATGCTACAATAGAAGTAAAAAAGGAAGAATTTATCAGCATTACAAAAAAGAGCAAGCTTCTCGGTTTACCTGTTTTACGTGGTTTTGTTTCTCTGATCGAGATACTGATCATCGGATTAAAAACATTGCAATTTTCAGCGGAACGAGCAGAACTTGATGAAAAAGAGGAGAATAAAAAGAACCCGAGTGAAAAGAAGAAGAAGTTTGATATGATCTTGGCATTCCTTTTTGCATTTGCTTTAGCATTTGTAATCTTCACCTATCTTCCATATCAGATTGCTTATCTAATTAATCTTTCCAAAGAGTCGATCTACTTTAATATCTTTACCGGTATCGTAAGAATCATCTTTTTTATTGCTTATGTAAAGCTTATTAGCTTGATGAAAGACATCAAAAGAATCTTTCAATATCATGGTGCAGAACATAAAACTGTCCATGCTTATGAAAATAGAGTACAATTAACTCCTGAAAGTATCGAAAAATATACGACAATTCATCCTCGCTGTGGTACAAGTTACGTATTCTTAGTTCTTTTAGTGTCTATTTTGATCTTCTCAATTCTCGATACCATCTATACTGCTTATTATGGTGTACCGGCACTTTTTGTTAGGATTCTATATCATTTACTCTTCGTCCCGTTAATAGCCGGTCTATCTTACGAAGTACTTAAGTTTTCCGGCAAGAATATCAACAACCCCTTCATGCAGATTTTAACTCTGCCGGGACGACTGTTACAGAAAATAACTACTCAGCCACCCGATCAAGGTCAATTAGAAGTAGCAATTGTAGCTTTAGAGTCTGCATTGGAAATATCAACTCCTCAGAATAGTACAATTTCATACGAAGAAATTTAA
- the rpmE gene encoding 50S ribosomal protein L31: MKKDIHPKYEKVMVTCACGNSFETRSTKDKLIVEICSACHPFYTGKQKILDTAGRVEKFNRRYKKKKEDTE, from the coding sequence ATGAAAAAAGATATACATCCAAAGTATGAAAAGGTAATGGTCACCTGTGCTTGTGGTAATAGTTTTGAGACTAGATCTACTAAGGATAAACTCATAGTAGAGATCTGTTCTGCTTGTCACCCCTTCTACACAGGAAAGCAAAAGATTCTCGATACTGCTGGTAGAGTAGAGAAATTCAACAGACGTTATAAGAAGAAAAAAGAAGATACTGAATAG
- a CDS encoding metal ABC transporter permease, which produces MELADFFQYRFLLHALIGAILSAAATSQLSVFLTLKKVSFLGEAFSHMAFAGIALALLIGTDLTITAIGFVILIAILIGLFSKYYYYQETNIITIFLSVSMAIGIILISLNKNYTVDLTSYLFGNIILITTRDLCFLAILLGVNAIFIYLFFKELFYMTYNYSVARIYGISVDIAYYLFIILLAVNIVISVKIVGVILITAQLILPGITALNLVRNMKSAIILSVILAEISAIGGIILSYQLNLPSGATIVILSFIIFIGTLIYKEMASKTANS; this is translated from the coding sequence ATGGAATTGGCAGATTTTTTTCAGTATCGTTTTCTTTTACATGCTTTGATTGGAGCTATTCTATCTGCAGCAGCTACTTCCCAGTTATCTGTATTCTTAACTCTTAAGAAAGTCTCTTTTTTAGGAGAAGCATTCTCTCACATGGCTTTTGCAGGTATTGCATTAGCTCTGCTTATTGGCACTGATCTAACTATTACTGCTATAGGTTTTGTTATTTTAATAGCTATTCTGATTGGTTTGTTTTCAAAATACTATTACTATCAAGAAACTAACATCATCACGATTTTTCTTTCTGTTTCAATGGCTATTGGCATAATACTCATTAGTTTGAACAAGAACTATACTGTTGATCTAACCAGCTATCTATTTGGAAACATAATACTTATAACAACTAGAGACTTATGTTTTCTTGCTATTCTATTGGGTGTTAATGCCATCTTCATTTATCTCTTCTTCAAAGAACTTTTTTACATGACTTATAATTATTCAGTTGCCCGTATTTATGGCATTTCTGTCGATATTGCCTATTATCTATTTATCATACTATTGGCTGTAAATATTGTGATATCAGTAAAAATCGTCGGTGTAATCTTAATTACAGCTCAACTTATCTTACCGGGAATTACTGCATTAAATTTAGTAAGAAATATGAAATCAGCAATCATTCTCTCTGTTATATTAGCTGAAATAAGTGCTATTGGGGGCATTATCTTATCATATCAACTAAACCTGCCTTCAGGAGCGACAATTGTTATTCTTTCCTTTATTATTTTTATCGGAACATTAATTTATAAAGAGATGGCTTCTAAAACAGCGAACTCATAA
- a CDS encoding metal ABC transporter ATP-binding protein — MIEIRNLNYQVNNKIILKDINLFLKKGEFIAILGPNGAGKSTLVKIIIALINDYRGTVLIEGSPNRQWMKKNRIGYLPQGEKLDADFPATALDIVLMGYAGTKGLFRSFSSSDKERAYHYLEIVGLVGKELQYIGSLSGGEFQRVLLARALMSESEIFFLDEPEASLDTESVKGFFQLLNDINQQGKTIIVVSHDLNILTQHTSFLICLNKTLHFHDKTELLSAETIKKTYGEAVKLVDKIY; from the coding sequence ATGATAGAGATTAGAAACCTTAACTATCAAGTCAATAATAAGATCATTCTGAAAGATATCAACCTTTTTCTAAAGAAAGGGGAATTCATAGCAATACTTGGTCCGAACGGAGCCGGGAAATCTACTCTGGTAAAAATCATCATAGCATTAATCAATGATTATCGAGGAACTGTATTAATAGAAGGTTCTCCTAATAGGCAATGGATGAAGAAGAATAGAATAGGGTATTTACCACAGGGAGAAAAACTCGATGCCGACTTCCCAGCTACTGCTTTAGACATTGTCCTTATGGGATATGCAGGGACAAAAGGTCTTTTTCGATCTTTTAGTTCTTCCGACAAGGAGAGAGCTTATCATTATTTAGAGATTGTTGGATTGGTCGGTAAAGAGTTGCAATACATCGGTTCACTATCAGGAGGTGAATTTCAAAGAGTATTACTGGCAAGAGCCCTCATGTCAGAAAGCGAAATCTTCTTTTTAGATGAGCCGGAAGCTAGCTTAGACACTGAATCTGTCAAGGGTTTCTTTCAACTCTTAAATGATATAAATCAACAGGGAAAGACAATCATTGTCGTCTCACATGATTTAAATATCCTGACCCAACATACCAGCTTTCTTATTTGTCTGAATAAAACTCTGCATTTCCATGATAAAACAGAACTTCTTAGTGCAGAAACTATTAAGAAGACTTATGGCGAAGCAGTTAAATTAGTGGATAAAATCTATTAA
- a CDS encoding metal ABC transporter substrate-binding protein, whose amino-acid sequence MRTMVFVILIILILLILFTLLRQKTISNGNDELVIATTIYPYEILVRQIVGDKATVSSLMPPDASPHVYSPTPSDMKFLERADLVVSNGLNLEAHLVNYLKSLRERHISVDHFLTDLLEMSHTDLSEDNYLHSHDHEHHHHNYNPHIWLDPIFLIRISEGLTEIFAELDPENTNYYRENLNELHMELYQLDNIISEDSMRLGNLNIINFHDAFYYFNRRYGINTVGVVVRSPGHEPTPRELTTLGEKIREHQINLITLEPQLNPKAAEILAKQYDLKIEILDPLGSFYEAKSISELLMTNWNTLKRHFADYDRD is encoded by the coding sequence ATGAGAACTATGGTGTTTGTAATACTAATCATTCTTATCCTGTTAATTTTATTCACATTGCTACGGCAAAAAACAATTTCTAATGGAAACGATGAATTAGTCATAGCTACCACTATCTATCCTTATGAAATACTCGTTAGACAGATTGTGGGAGATAAAGCAACTGTTAGTAGCCTAATGCCTCCGGATGCCTCTCCACATGTCTATTCACCTACTCCCAGTGATATGAAGTTTTTGGAAAGAGCAGATTTAGTTGTTTCTAACGGATTAAATTTAGAAGCACATCTCGTTAATTATCTTAAGAGTTTAAGAGAGAGACATATTTCTGTTGACCATTTTTTAACAGATCTTCTCGAAATGAGCCATACAGATCTTTCCGAGGATAATTATTTGCATTCCCATGATCATGAACATCACCATCATAACTACAATCCTCATATCTGGTTAGATCCAATATTTCTGATTAGAATATCAGAAGGTTTAACTGAAATTTTTGCTGAATTAGATCCGGAAAATACAAATTATTACAGAGAGAACTTAAACGAACTTCATATGGAACTCTATCAGTTAGATAACATTATTTCTGAAGATAGTATGAGGTTAGGCAATTTAAACATCATTAATTTTCATGATGCATTTTATTATTTCAATAGGAGATATGGAATAAATACTGTTGGGGTTGTAGTTAGATCTCCCGGACATGAACCAACACCGAGAGAATTGACAACTCTCGGAGAGAAAATTAGAGAACATCAGATAAATTTAATTACATTAGAACCTCAATTAAATCCCAAAGCAGCAGAAATTTTAGCAAAACAGTATGATCTAAAAATTGAAATACTAGACCCCCTCGGTAGCTTTTATGAAGCAAAAAGTATATCAGAATTGCTAATGACAAATTGGAATACTTTGAAACGACATTTTGCCGATTATGATAGAGATTAG
- a CDS encoding mechanosensitive ion channel family protein: MNGIEKVLYLLEDTLFSRILYSVIVILILWLFNRIIVSIVDKRITDVKSRYSWKKTISYIFVFLGFILVGRLWFEGIQSLATFLGLLSAGLAIALKDLVANFAGWIFIVWRKPFQVGNRIQIGENAGDVIDLRPFQFTILEIGNWVKADQSTGRMIHIPNGLIFAQPLCNYDHGFKYIWHEIPVLITFESAWKKAKNIMQKIADDNALQLSSEAEEEIKKTARKFLIFYNVLTPKVYTSVEDSGVLLTIRYLTEIRKRRGTSEAIWEDILQEFAKHDDINLAYPTIRRVDK; the protein is encoded by the coding sequence ATGAATGGAATAGAAAAAGTTCTATATCTACTAGAAGATACGCTCTTCTCCAGGATTCTCTACTCTGTTATTGTTATACTCATTTTATGGCTATTTAACAGAATAATTGTTAGTATTGTTGATAAGAGAATAACCGATGTTAAAAGCAGATATAGCTGGAAGAAAACTATCTCTTATATCTTTGTTTTTCTTGGTTTTATTCTTGTTGGACGACTTTGGTTTGAAGGGATTCAATCGCTGGCAACATTCTTGGGGTTACTCTCGGCTGGTTTAGCCATTGCCTTGAAAGACTTAGTTGCTAACTTTGCCGGTTGGATCTTTATTGTTTGGAGAAAACCGTTTCAAGTAGGTAATCGAATACAAATAGGTGAAAATGCTGGAGATGTAATTGATCTGCGTCCTTTTCAATTTACTATTTTAGAAATCGGAAACTGGGTGAAGGCTGATCAGAGTACAGGCAGAATGATACACATACCGAATGGTCTTATCTTTGCTCAACCTTTATGTAATTATGATCATGGTTTCAAATATATTTGGCATGAAATCCCGGTGCTGATAACTTTCGAAAGTGCCTGGAAAAAAGCTAAAAATATAATGCAGAAAATTGCTGACGACAATGCCTTACAATTGTCCTCAGAAGCAGAAGAAGAGATAAAGAAGACAGCCCGTAAATTTCTAATCTTTTATAATGTATTAACCCCCAAAGTATATACCTCTGTTGAAGATAGTGGTGTTTTACTCACGATCCGATATCTCACTGAGATAAGAAAAAGAAGAGGAACTTCGGAAGCAATTTGGGAAGACATACTTCAAGAATTCGCTAAACACGATGATATCAATCTTGCTTATCCCACTATAAGAAGGGTTGATAAATAA
- a CDS encoding Spy/CpxP family protein refolding chaperone has protein sequence MKRIAVIFIILLIGVFLIAQENPTRMQHMREQRVTEERQKPDVGRMQHEMGLGVLNRLNLSEQQREQVRTFQHTHQLEMIDLRAEITKLRLQIRQAMQDNDFRNAIRLNDQLYQKEGEMARKGIELREKIHQVLTPEQREQMKQMPRTHGEGGNCEDCDCRD, from the coding sequence ATGAAAAGAATAGCTGTTATATTCATAATACTTCTTATAGGAGTTTTCTTAATCGCACAGGAAAATCCTACAAGAATGCAGCATATGAGAGAACAAAGAGTAACCGAAGAGCGACAAAAACCCGATGTTGGAAGGATGCAACATGAAATGGGATTAGGTGTATTAAATCGACTTAATTTATCCGAACAACAAAGAGAACAAGTACGGACCTTCCAACATACCCATCAATTAGAAATGATTGATTTACGGGCTGAGATCACAAAACTGCGTTTACAAATTAGACAAGCTATGCAAGATAACGATTTTCGCAATGCTATCAGATTAAATGATCAACTGTATCAAAAAGAGGGTGAAATGGCTCGCAAAGGAATCGAACTACGCGAAAAGATACATCAGGTATTAACCCCTGAGCAAAGAGAACAGATGAAACAAATGCCCCGCACACATGGTGAAGGCGGGAACTGTGAAGACTGTGATTGTCGTGATTAA
- a CDS encoding zf-HC2 domain-containing protein — translation MKGKIKCKKVIQILNAFIDNELSREDKMLVAEHLLSCKSCRKEYDSLNRINELLFDFTTEPLPSTLRLKLLSIPQKEIKKTFRTNLLRRYISIPAAAAILLTLVSAITLGLLYQNSNIGTQSLYNDYQIAQQSFYTIWEGITYE, via the coding sequence ATGAAAGGTAAAATTAAATGTAAGAAAGTTATTCAAATACTTAATGCTTTCATTGATAATGAGTTATCAAGAGAAGATAAAATGCTGGTGGCGGAACATCTTTTATCTTGTAAGTCGTGTCGGAAAGAATATGATTCATTGAATAGAATTAATGAATTGTTGTTTGATTTTACAACTGAGCCATTACCTTCAACACTGAGACTTAAACTACTTAGTATTCCACAAAAAGAGATTAAAAAAACATTCAGAACCAACTTGCTTCGCAGATATATCTCTATACCGGCAGCTGCTGCAATATTACTAACTCTTGTTTCTGCTATAACTCTCGGTCTGCTTTATCAAAATTCTAACATTGGTACTCAATCACTATATAATGATTATCAGATAGCTCAACAATCTTTTTACACTATATGGGAGGGTATTACTTATGAATAG
- a CDS encoding sigma-70 family RNA polymerase sigma factor, with product MIKRDFENIVDEFGPKLYGYLIRFLNNRDDAEDVLQSVFIAFYNHIHHIDPQKYSAYLFRAAHNSAINYKRKRDRYIRLDDTILEEQDRESGQSSTINEGKKNIQSALSKLKAKEILAIELQFYQGKGYEEIAKIMGITVKAVDSLLVRAKRKLRKFLQDSR from the coding sequence ATGATTAAAAGAGATTTTGAGAATATTGTTGATGAATTTGGTCCTAAGTTGTACGGATATTTAATTCGTTTTCTCAATAATCGGGATGACGCCGAAGATGTCTTACAGAGTGTATTTATTGCTTTTTACAACCATATACACCATATCGATCCACAAAAATACTCTGCATACCTTTTTCGTGCTGCACATAACAGTGCGATCAACTATAAAAGAAAGAGAGATCGTTATATTCGTCTAGATGATACTATCTTAGAAGAACAGGACAGAGAATCTGGACAGAGTTCTACTATCAATGAAGGTAAAAAAAATATACAATCAGCTCTATCAAAACTGAAAGCAAAAGAAATATTAGCAATTGAATTACAGTTCTATCAAGGGAAAGGATATGAAGAGATCGCTAAAATAATGGGGATAACTGTTAAAGCTGTCGATTCTCTTCTTGTAAGAGCAAAAAGAAAATTACGGAAATTTTTGCAGGATTCTCGTTAA